The Leptidea sinapis chromosome Z, ilLepSina1.1, whole genome shotgun sequence genomic sequence CGTTCCTGAACGGACGCGCCTCTACGAATTCAGGCGCGGCGTCAAACGGTGCGTCTCTATCGCGTGCCTATCATTCAGCGCTTGTGGCGCTTACCTCGCAGCGACGTCCAATACTGAGACGGTGCACGTGTTCCGCTTGCAAGAGAACGCAGCTGGCGCGGGCGATGAGAGCGCTGGAAGTGCAGGCGCGGCGGAGGGAGGTTGGGTTGACTGGATGTCGCAGACTTTGTCGGCGGGACTCGTGTACCTGCCGGCGCAGGTGACGGACGTCTTGAGCCAGGGACGCGCTTTCACGTCAGCGCGTCTGCCAAGAGCAGGCTACAGGGCTGTCGCTGCTGTTACTAAGTATGTTTTATATCAAATTCTttacattataaacaaaaaaggcTAACAAGAcaagataaataatgtaaacaaagtttcaggggttcaaaacattttacaaacggatatcttttaatattgaatatttcaaaGAGCTGCCAGGCTGTGAttccataattaaaataaaaaattactcacaataacaataaaaatcatCAAACAACTAACAGTGAcagattaaaaataacaaaatctaagtaattaggaaaaaaaaattacgtatcACTTCGAACACAATCCAAACAGGAATTAACTTGTTCACAAAACGACGTACCAAATGTTTACTGCAGTACTGACTGCTTTGCACGAAACACTCCACGACAGCTGTCGTCGACCAACTGAAACCATTACTGCGTAAGAGTGAAAGAGACAGAGATAATAATCGCCCAATATTACAATGTAACGGTtcatttgtttacattatttatctcGTCTCGCTGacatagtatataatatatctctAATGTTATGACACGTGACCTAAATTTTAGTGTACCTCGTTCGCCGCGTCTGCTCGTGGCGACGTCTGAAGGCATACTGTACGTGTACGCGCTTGATCCGACGGAGGGGGGAGAGTGTACGCTGCTCAAGACCCACCATCTATTGGAGCCTCCGCATTCGCAGCAGCTTGAAGGTATGTCGATACCAAAGTATAAACTCCATAAAActacacataatttataaagccatatttgaaattaaaaaaaaatggagacTAATATGCTTTTGAGGGTAGGTTAGAAAAAATCTAACTAACCATTGGTACAAAAACAAAGTTTATAAACCGTttgtttaatcaatatttttttattacattatcagacgtttttaaataatttgatttatagaGTACTGAATTTACGTAGAAAGATAAGAATTCTTACTTTcagagttttaaaatattttttaaatgtataacttACACTTCATTACAATAACAGCAATTTTCATGCATGTTAATAACTGATTTACATAATCAATGTACACGAGACAAAGGTATTGATTCCACTTATAaacgaaataatttaattcagcaGACCATGTGGCAAAATAAGAagaataatcatttattttcattaaattttgtactTTATTTCTGAATAGACACATTTATTATACTGACATTTGTAAACTTTGAATAATTTCTCCTACTAATTAGCTGTCATATGTCAAAgcgttagataatttatacatctagatagagccgaTAGAAACAGGGCAAGTTAATTACTTTAAtgcgcgtgacaagctacgtcttacacttgcgatttgtatgtatgtgttagtgtattgctcaaaatagaggttaactgtaaacctcaatttttttcgacgttttcacagctgtcactgtgtatctagacgtataaatgatttaaagccaaaacacaataattaattaaggacACAGCCATCCACAATTCCGACCACTTATTATAGTAGTGATTATTCTTTTTATGAACTTAGTGGCATATCTAActtataagttttttattattttttaatttttaatcgcCTTCAGTATGTGGCTGAATGCAGATTCCTACCGCAGTCGGTTTTGAATCGAGCATTATTGCCCTACAAGTCATATTTTCTAGTTGAATTCTCTCGTTGTCGATCGAGGATTTAGTCTTTCTCCATATCGCTTTCTGACACACATTGTTCTAACTTTTTTTTCAAGTTAGCAACGCAAAgcacttagttttttttaattttgaactcCTTTCCGTTCCAATGTTCCTTGTTCACAGCTTGTCATCGATCAGACTCAAGTCTATTTAAAAGCATAATTCATCGCATTTCATCCTTGCGGACCGCATAAACAAAAATCTATATACAGTTACATCCAAATCTTTAACTCTAGTTTGTTCTTAAAATGTTTAACACATATTGCTTTTACCAGTTTaaaaaagatatatattttagcAGCCAATAGTGTAGTTTATTCCATATCAATTGGATACAACGCCATTTAGTTctgtttttttgaagttttctcttctattatgaaatttaatatagaGTAATAATGTAatgataaaatcttttattattcTATCTTAAAGaaatgcaataaaatttaattttatttcatactcATTTTAACGTAGTTATGagtaatttaagaaataaaagcaaaatttttacatatattatattgatattaattcacATTTCCCACTGGATGTGATGATATCACATCATGTTTATACATACAAGgtaattttaatatgtaatttatgtatttattttaatatttctcgTCTCGACAATTGGACGATTGACCGAACCTGACTCAGCCATTCTGTCGGCCTCTAAGAGATATATATTACTACTGACAACGAACATGTTGTACAAATTCAGATATTTCACTTTCCGCTCAATTATGATGTGGGAGgtctaattattttaacaactgTATGGCAATGTTTTATAAATCGAACACTCATTTATTCGTAAAGATATCAATTGAAAAtggaaatatataattatgacaAGTATTATATTCACATATATTTCcctaaaatacataaaaaaggagatgattatatcataattattaaatctttattaagagtattgacgtactataaacaactagactcacaatcgcTCACTAGATGTCgtcaaaaattatcattaactGATACAGATAACAtcaaaacattcattcaaattttcaccttatttcgtggcagtaatatTGAAAGTCTATTGCATACGCAAAGAGACGGACGTTTCTTTCGCACATTTGTCGGCAAATGTATGttattttagtaattaaaatgtaattataaacttCACGtaagttacataattttgttaatttaaaggggcacttacctgaaatacgacactccgtCCTTTTAAGTTTGGATGTGCTCTTATTTGGttcagtttttcactgaacactttgtcattgcgcggcgttgtattcaaagcgcggtcgaaacacaactgaacgaatactcagcctaatagacgcgtaggcagaatTTTGCTTCAACCAATTTTTGATCGTGGTTGTGAGtctaattgtttattgtacgtcaattaAATGAGAACAGACAACAATCAGGATATGTAGTACCTACATTGAGAGTTACACGCAGACCTGACCAATCTGTATCTGTTTGTTCTCTAAGGAGAACATGAGAATCCTTGTGTTAAGACACAAGAGTTCTCGCaggatgtaatcgttaagtgtgaccaggcaaTTACTCCGAAAATATTACAGATCTCAAACAACTGTTAACGAAAGTACGTTATCTaaacagtaaaatgacatccaacacttcccttacagccgcgcctagtatcgtaattctgggtctcgatatctcgagcgattgccaatttcgcggccatctggagagcaaggccaaattggcttcgaagaaactgggcgtcataaatagggtacattctagcgctttacaaagcgcaggtccggtcacatatggagtattgctgtcatctctggtctagcacaccccagtatcagctagatccatttgaccgcgtgcaacgcagagcagctcgaattgtcggggacccggtgctctatgaacggctggatcgctTTACCTTGCGTAGAGACACCGCCttattgtgtgtcctctaccgcatttatcatggggagtgttccgaagagctgtttcaccttattcctgccgccgaattccatcttcgcacgacacgccataagttagcaaatcatccccaccatctggatgtgtagcggtcctccacagtgcggttttcaagaagctttcttccacgtactacaaagctgaggtatgaacttccttgtgcggtgtttcctggacgatacgacatgggtaccttcaaaaataacgcgtacaccttcctttaaggccgacaacgctcctgtgattcctctggtgttgcaagagaatgtgggcggcggtgatcacttaacaccaggtgcccctacgctcgtttatcctcctcttccataaaaaaaaatcaaaaatattggtATTAACTAATGCATACATTCAGTATGCGATTATTAGAAAGGTAATTATCGCACAACAAGGACTTCAAATCGAAAATCTGTGactattcaaaattattttaactttgtTAGGTTAATCAAGAGTTTCCTTCAATATCAGTACTgagctaaaataatattttaaattaaactaaaacattTCTACTAATCTTGTAATATTTTGGATTAAtcttgtttcattttttaaaatttattgatatcattttactgattaagTAACGTACTGTAATAGTAATAGTTGCAGAGAATCGTCtcgtcacacttaacgattacaccctGTAGAGTCTGCCATTGTCGAATATTACGAGTTGGAAGACGAGATATCGTTTCGTCATGTTCATTGTCAGTAGTACACTCTGAGCGGGCTATGGTTGACGTGTTGTTCCCCGCAGTCGCAACGGGCTGCAGTTACGCCGGGGCGCTACGAGGCCGCCATCCCGACGATATGACAGGTATAACAGGACAATCAAACAACCCCCTCCACTTTCCTCAAACACCATCACAGTGTCCTGGCGATGCAACAAGTTACGGACAGACTTCGTAACTCCACACCCAGTAACCCGTCGTTCATAACCCTAACCTTTTCCGGCTTTATTTCGCTTTGTTCGGTCTTTTGTTTGCAATGATAATTGGCGATGTCAACGCCCGTGTTGGCCCGACTGACGCGGGTCGAGACTGTTTTGTTATGTTTAAGTGTTTGAGGTTTATTTAGCGACTAACTTTTAGGCTGAACATTTCCATCATTGACGGTGATTGCGAGATTGAATCTAAACTACCCTGATTACGCGAAAAAGAAGATTGCGGGTAGTTGGGAGTTTTTATCTGCGATCTACCTATACTcaacgcgcgagttgaatgcagtcggggcctggCGTTAAGAGCAGGAGCATCTCCACCCGCTGCCCGCACGTCTCGCCTCGCGTTTCTGCAGTGTAGTGCTGTGACGTCCTTGTCAGTTACCGTACCTTGTTATCGCGTTAATACTGAGGTTGCGATCCTTATGACTCATCCATGTCTATCAGGCTccgtttaaaaaataataatcattgccAAGCAAGTGAAATGGCGAAATATGTCTTAGACAATATTATGTGTGTTGACGAGAACAAtaatttgagatttaattattatgttaaaatggtaaacttgaagcaatgtttaaatttatcgatacactcatgattatggtcttcaattataattaggtcacagcactatcgcattcctgaattCTGCATTCGACTCGCGCGTAATCTGTACTTGTACCGTTAACGGCGCGGTGTACGGTTAGAGAGTGGATATGCGTGTAAATAACAGGATGAGATCATTTTCATCGGCTGGGACGAATGTAAAATAGATCTTataatcaataattttatataagctTAAACACTTATAACATTAGCTATAAGGTCTACTTTACATTGACTTTAATGTCCCGGTTAGAAGTTGAAGCGAGTGAGTTTGGTGCAGGCGCGGTTGACACGCAGCCCGATGACGAGAGCCCGCAATAGGTAAGTACGCACATCGGACGCTCCACTCTCGACACTATGTGCGTGTATTTAAGACACATAATAGCGTGATGATGTGTGCCTGTTTACATaagagtattttaataatttagttgcTTACgcgtttttaatttgtttctcaAATACCCGCACACACAACTTCATTTATTGACACTTTGATTTAGCTTTTCCCATAATATGTGGTCTCGTTCGTCTGTTTAGATCGATCGCTGTAGATCTGCCCGCCGTTGTTCATGTAAAAATCATTCAACtgttcaaatcaaagatggatgtctgtgtttattataatataagtgtaTATAATATCTTCAGGGAGgaatattagatatattatgtaattaagtaATACTATTTTTTCCAGTGAAGTATTATTAGTCTATGTTATTTCGCTTAGTTTGTAAAtgatttaaacataatattgcaTTGCTATAACTTCAACTATCATTTTCATATTCTGAATtaactttgaaaatattttttttacatgaaaatagttattttttctCTCTTAGAGTGCCATCTAGTGTTATGAATCCACGTTAAGGTTTTTTAACATTGATGTAAGAAAAAATTCtgcttgtatattttgaatagtaTTATGGGTTTTTAactactaaattatttattaacaatgcCAGTAATGCCAATATCAGTCATAAGTGTTAAATGCAAGAACTCTTAAGCTGGgttgcattattattattatattagctgttatagttagggtttaagtcaaatttaacgttaacagtaacgctgactctaacatagactgcggaatgtgttgcaacatcgtattccttggcatagttaaagttaaaatgtgaaaaatcaAGTGAATaccgaatatttatttgaaactgtccgcaggtcgctatttagctatttatcATTATCAATAGCTTtgaccggcgaagattggacggttacggttaacagtatctttttttttcgccgcttcttctctctcagagcgccatttgcttccgaagcggtagtagtatctagtatattagaaatgacatcaaagagaattctaaaggaatcaactttgagaaaataaatgcctttatgccttttagttaaagtaatgacgtcatctaaaaattgtcaaatgctGCAAGAACGTTTGCTTAAGCGGGACAGCCTTACAGCCTTAGTATCTTCAACAAAGaaactgaaaatattatgtttatttataaactatcTATGCGTCTTTAATAGAGAAAGTCAATAAAACTTGAAAGACATATTATTCAGTCACGTGAAAGTTAATTCAGAATATCGCCAATGTCCTCTTCACTCATACCAACCATTACAACAGCATTTCACCACCAGATGGCAGTTATAATAGTCATATATTCTGAATATCTGACCAGTCTTACAATGTATTTGTGGCTTGcggttttgtttttgattacAAGCCAAAAGTAGTATATTTAGGTGGCAATCCTAAGTTCGTGGATAATTAATGTCTCGAGGTGTTTTGTACTTCAATCcaaaagttatatatttatgtggCAATTCTAAGTTAGTGGATAATTAATGTCTCGAGGCGTTTTGTATTTCAAgccaaaagtaataaatttatgtGGTAATTCTTAGTTACTGTATACTTTCAAGCCGTTTTATATTTCGAGCCAAAAGTAATATGTTTATGTgaaaatttaattcataaatgtCTTAGGTTTTGCTTCACTGTTTTGTAGCAGTAGGACtaactatataaattaattaaaatactaaaccacagaagtatagtaaaattaattattaaattaaaatccctaaactataaatgtgaaattttcatagaaaataaatacaaaattgaactagaaaaaaattggtctagccgttcttaagttataaatggtgtaactaagacgactttgttttatatatatggaTATAGTTGTGGAAATTTGAGAAGTGAAAGTAGGATTAAAGTTCATTGTCAGACTGGTCAGTTTCATGATGAAGTGCAGGTAGTCAAATGCTTGCTATGAATATCGGCTATTTGACAtcagtttttatattaaacgtacgaacatgtttaatattattacagaaTTTGATGTCCTAAAGTTAGTTACTTAAGGACCTCACGTTCATTTATGTTAACATTTCTTTAGCTGTCCCGGATTGACATTTATGTTAATCACGGTTGACTGCTTTGCGTTATCATTGTCAAATAGCCTATATCGGGTGTCCTGGTGTTTGGGGATGGGTTGAAGCTAAGGCGTGGTATAAATACAAAGTGTCTAAACATAATTGTGTCGCTAGAATCAGAACGGGAGCAAGAGCTAGGAACGGCGCTGGCGGGATCACCACCCCGTGGCGCTTACGACCTTCGGGACCCAAGACACTTTCCACCAATGCGCTCCGCTGACGCCGCAACTTCTGAATAATCAACCAACCCTGTACTGCTAAATCGTGTGATAATAAAACTTGTAtactaaggccaacgagacaagataaagaatgtaaacaaacagACCGTTACTGAGTTACATTATACTGAAATATATTGCCATAAATACGGACAATACAAAGATGATTATTATTGAGACAAGATTAGGGAATccataatttgtatataatttattcaaataaaaatgttttgaagccCTGTAACTTTGTTTAAATTCTTTATCTCGCCTCGTTGGCCTTACAGATAATTGGAGGtagtttagtattttctttgaataacgcgagtgttacacatttaaataaaatatttttttaaagagttataacgcgtgtaattgtaatttttacatTAGTTGTTTGCGTAAAAGATAAATGAAAGTATAGTGTGCATAAAACGcagtgatataatataaaatagacaAAAAGAATTTGAAATTTCCAAAATACGAAAATAATTAACTACACTCAAAAATTGTAATACCACGTATGTTGATCTTGTACTGTTATCACTTTTCTTGTagatcaatttatttttattttctatatgtCATGTATTATTATCAAAAGAGTACCGACGTACAATTTAATGTCACCTACAAAACATACGGGCTACTAAATAGCAACACGTGTATTTttcgaaaaatattatatttaatattattattcacggtttacttaaataatatctatttgAAAATACGGTGAGAATAAACAAAATGGTTTTCATCATACACATCACTGCTTTTTTTGAAGAGCAATAAACCTGTTTCTGAAGTGACGTTAACGATTATTAAATTTGACAGAATATATTagatatcatatattatatttttgacagattttatttttattctgatGTCACGGTGGTGGATGTAATTTTGTGCTATTTGGTGTTTCCATTAACAATCTTAGAATTGTTCACATAATTCTTTGACTGTATGCTTGAGTATGATTAAATTTGAGagaaaatacttataataaacatataataGCGTCTGTTctgctttaattttaattttccgACTGACTTCTTCCATAAAATTTTCATGTTTTTCTtttgacaataataaatgttttatgtaaCATAACAGGCAAGTAAGTCAAATTCATGGATTCATAACAGtacattttttgtatgtaaGCAGAACAGCGCCATCTAGTTTTAATGTATAGACTTTTATAACCAacattatagataataataataatgtattgacaattatattttagatttaattacaatatacgtATTATAATGAATGAAAGTACATAAATcccaaaaatatatgtttataacAAATAgtgatattttgaatttaagatTTAATTTGACGATCTGACGGGCTATTTAAAACATAGTTACtatcaaaaataatatctttattaaaataaatagtagaaatatttttgtactacacttataatatacttacatcaTAGAATTGTTTGCAAATCTAAAAGTCATTAGACCCGAATcgttaatattgtaatttgttagtCCTCACATTTTAATATAGataatgagaaaaaaaactATAAGGCACTTTGAAATTCgggattttgttttttaatttgtctGTGTTCATTAAGGTGCGATTAGTTGAAGGTTGGAAAAATGTAGGTAGATGCATTTTTTCTACCGCAGACTACCTTAcatcgctcaaaattataaaaaaattccatacatgCCGCAACATTATCATTTTCatcttacaataattatactataaatgcataaattattttctctaTTTTGAAGCgaaagattatttatattaaggaATAAGAAACGGATAGCTCGACCCAAATTCAATGTGATAATTGTGCCTGTCACTGTCATCAGTGACAATTTACTGTCAAAATATTTTGACAAAGACCCCTGACAAGAGCCGTCTTAGATTAAATATACTCAGATGGAGCGCACCGAACTCAAGAGTGAAGCCACCAAAGCAAATACAAACTCGCGTCAGTACTACACTAGAGCCGCGTTGTTTACACGTcactattaattaaaaattgtagttttatcATGGTAAAAAAAACCGTTTTctccaaaaataaaatggaaatggaacatattttcataaattactATTGTTTATTCacaagtttttttaattattagttcACTCCATCTGagtatattttgttattctGTGTGTATAGTATATAGTCGTACATTGTGATAGTAAGCTGCATGTACGCTGTGTGATTCTAGGTATAGAAATATTAGTATGAATG encodes the following:
- the LOC126978917 gene encoding WD repeat domain phosphoinositide-interacting protein 2 isoform X1, which encodes MSLGGGHIIEGTNAGGIFVQFNQDCTSLVAGSTSGYHLFALTHDDGIEEIYASRSGQETCLVDRLFSSSLVAIVTVSAPRKLIVCHYKKGTEICNYSYSNTILAVKLNRSRLIVCLEESLHIHNIRDMKILHTIRDTPPNPRGLCALSPCVDHCYVAYPGSSAVGEVQIFDAVHLNAKCVISAHDSPLAALAWSMCGRRLATASERGTVIRVFAVPERTRLYEFRRGVKRCVSIACLSFSACGAYLAATSNTETVHVFRLQENAAGAGDESAGSAGAAEGGWVDWMSQTLSAGLVYLPAQVTDVLSQGRAFTSARLPRAGYRAVAAVTNVPRSPRLLVATSEGILYVYALDPTEGGECTLLKTHHLLEPPHSQQLEVATGCSYAGALRGRHPDDMTESEREQELGTALAGSPPRGAYDLRDPRHFPPMRSADAATSE